One genomic segment of Erysipelotrichaceae bacterium 66202529 includes these proteins:
- a CDS encoding conjugal transfer protein, translating into MRENPYKRLPPIERRQDGSLYRMTPAQRKQANTLIRRECCCYEDGNCMLLDDGDTHTCPQTISFSVCCKWFRWSVLPQIGTLEAEIFRDKELKRCAVCGRVFVPKSNRAKYCPDCAARVHRRQKAESERKRRSSVDN; encoded by the coding sequence ATGAGAGAGAACCCATATAAACGACTGCCGCCCATAGAACGCAGGCAGGACGGTTCCCTTTACCGCATGACACCGGCACAGAGGAAACAGGCAAACACCCTGATCCGCCGGGAGTGCTGCTGTTATGAGGACGGGAACTGTATGCTCCTTGACGATGGGGACACCCACACCTGCCCCCAGACCATTTCTTTCTCGGTCTGCTGTAAGTGGTTCCGCTGGTCGGTCTTGCCGCAAATCGGGACGCTGGAAGCAGAGATTTTCCGGGATAAGGAGCTAAAACGCTGTGCGGTCTGCGGCAGAGTGTTCGTCCCAAAGTCCAACCGGGCGAAATATTGTCCCGACTGTGCCGCCAGAGTTCACAGGCGGCAGAAAGCGGAAAGTGAACGGAAAAGGAGGTCGAGTGTGGACAATTAG
- a CDS encoding replication initiator protein A, with amino-acid sequence MTNTIYIHQPEKSVSFTRLPNFLFEAPTFTPLSNEAKILYAFILRRTELSRKNGWADEYGRIYLYYPICEVVALLHCGRQKAVNTLRELQYAGLVEIQKQGCGKPNRIYPKSYEAVSNTDFKKSGSGTPEG; translated from the coding sequence ATGACAAACACGATTTATATTCATCAACCGGAGAAATCGGTCAGCTTCACCCGGCTCCCGAATTTTCTCTTTGAAGCCCCTACATTTACGCCCCTGTCCAATGAAGCGAAGATACTGTACGCCTTTATCTTGCGCCGGACGGAGTTATCCCGCAAGAACGGCTGGGCGGACGAGTACGGGCGCATTTACCTGTATTATCCAATCTGCGAGGTGGTCGCCCTGCTCCACTGTGGGCGGCAAAAGGCGGTCAACACCTTGCGGGAATTACAGTATGCGGGGCTTGTGGAGATACAGAAACAGGGCTGTGGAAAACCAAACCGTATCTACCCAAAATCCTATGAAGCGGTTTCAAACACTGACTTCAAGAAATCCGGTTCCGGTACGCCGGAGGGCTGA
- a CDS encoding plasmid recombination protein yields MAQHAILRFEKHKGNPARPLEAHHERQKEQYASNPDIDTSRSKYNFHIVKPEGRYYHFIQSRIEQAGCRTRKDSTRFVDTLITASPEFFKKKPPKEIQEFFQRAADFLIGRVGRENIVSAVVHMDEKTPHLHLVFVPLTEDNRLCAKEIIGNRASLTKWQDDFHAYMVEKYPDLERGESASKTGRKHIPTRLFKQAVNLSKQARAIEATLDGITPFNAGKKKEEALSLLKKWFPQMENFSGQLKKYKVTINDLLAENEQLEARAKASEKGKMKDTMERAKLESELKDIQRLVDRIPPEVLAELKRQQQHTKER; encoded by the coding sequence ATGGCACAACACGCAATTTTGCGGTTTGAGAAACACAAGGGCAACCCGGCAAGGCCGCTGGAAGCCCACCACGAACGGCAAAAGGAGCAATACGCCAGCAACCCCGACATTGACACCAGCCGGAGCAAATACAACTTCCATATCGTCAAGCCGGAGGGACGCTACTACCACTTCATTCAGAGCCGGATTGAACAGGCGGGGTGCCGAACCCGCAAGGACAGTACCCGGTTTGTGGATACGCTGATTACCGCCAGCCCGGAGTTTTTCAAGAAGAAGCCCCCAAAGGAGATACAGGAATTTTTCCAGAGGGCGGCTGATTTCTTAATCGGGCGGGTAGGCCGGGAAAATATCGTGTCGGCGGTGGTACACATGGACGAGAAAACGCCCCACCTGCATTTGGTCTTTGTCCCGCTGACAGAGGACAACCGCCTGTGTGCAAAGGAGATTATTGGGAACAGAGCCAGCCTCACAAAATGGCAGGACGATTTTCACGCCTATATGGTGGAGAAATATCCCGACTTGGAGCGTGGGGAAAGTGCCAGCAAGACAGGCAGGAAGCATATCCCCACCCGTTTGTTCAAGCAGGCGGTCAATCTCTCCAAACAGGCAAGAGCCATTGAAGCCACGCTGGACGGTATTACCCCGTTCAACGCCGGAAAGAAGAAAGAGGAAGCCCTCTCCCTGCTGAAAAAGTGGTTTCCGCAGATGGAGAATTTCTCCGGTCAGCTCAAAAAATACAAGGTCACAATAAACGACCTTTTAGCAGAAAATGAACAGTTGGAAGCCAGAGCAAAAGCCAGTGAAAAAGGCAAGATGAAAGATACGATGGAACGGGCAAAGCTGGAAAGCGAGCTGAAAGACATTCAGCGGCTGGTAGACCGTATCCCGCCGGAGGTGCTGGCAGAACTGAAACGGCAGCAGCAGCACACAAAGGAGAGGTGA
- a CDS encoding recombinase family protein produces the protein MNNRIDAIYARQSVDKKDSISIESQIEFCKYELKGGNCKEYKDKGYSGKNTERPQFQQLMRDIESGLVRKVVVYKLDRISRSILDFAKMMDFFQKYEVEFVSSTEKFDTSTPMGRAMLNICIVFAQLERETIQKRVTDAYYSRSQRGFKMGGKAPYGFHTEPIKMDGINTKKLVVNPDEAANIRLMFEMYAQPTTSYGDITRYFAEQGILFHGKELIRPTLAQMLRNPVYVQADLDVYEFFKSQGTIIVNDAADFTGMNGCYLYQGRDVKPSKKNDLKDQMLVLAPHEGIVPSDIWLTCRKKLMNNMKIQSARKATHTWLAGKIKCGNCGYALMSIFNPSGKQYLRCTKRLDNKSCPGCGKIITSELEAVVYQQMVKKLASYKTLTGRKKAAKANPKIAALQVELAHVDGEIEKLVDSLTGANNVLLSYVNVKIAELDGRKQELLARIAELTVEAISPEQVSQISGYLDTWDNVSFDDKRRVVDLMITTIAATSDSLNITWKI, from the coding sequence ATGAACAATCGAATAGACGCAATCTATGCAAGACAATCGGTAGACAAAAAGGACAGCATTTCCATTGAAAGCCAGATTGAGTTTTGCAAATACGAATTGAAAGGCGGGAACTGCAAAGAGTACAAGGACAAAGGGTATTCCGGGAAAAATACGGAGCGTCCACAATTCCAACAGCTTATGCGGGATATTGAAAGCGGCCTTGTGCGGAAAGTGGTGGTTTACAAGCTCGACCGCATCAGCCGTTCCATTCTCGACTTTGCGAAGATGATGGACTTCTTCCAAAAGTACGAAGTGGAGTTTGTGTCCTCTACGGAGAAGTTTGACACCTCCACCCCGATGGGGCGGGCTATGCTGAATATCTGTATCGTGTTCGCCCAGCTTGAACGGGAAACGATACAGAAGCGGGTGACGGACGCTTACTACTCCCGCAGTCAGCGGGGCTTCAAGATGGGCGGGAAAGCCCCTTACGGCTTCCATACAGAGCCGATTAAGATGGACGGTATCAACACAAAGAAGCTGGTGGTAAACCCGGACGAAGCAGCAAATATCCGGCTGATGTTTGAGATGTATGCCCAGCCCACAACCTCCTACGGGGACATTACCCGGTACTTTGCGGAACAGGGGATTTTGTTCCATGGCAAAGAGCTGATACGCCCCACGCTAGCGCAGATGTTACGCAATCCTGTCTATGTGCAGGCAGACCTTGATGTGTACGAATTTTTCAAAAGTCAAGGGACAATCATTGTCAATGACGCTGCCGATTTTACAGGCATGAACGGCTGCTATCTGTATCAAGGGCGGGATGTGAAGCCCAGCAAAAAGAACGACTTGAAAGACCAAATGCTGGTACTGGCTCCCCATGAGGGCATTGTTCCCTCCGACATCTGGCTGACCTGCCGTAAGAAGCTGATGAACAACATGAAAATCCAGTCTGCCCGGAAAGCCACCCACACATGGCTGGCGGGAAAAATCAAGTGCGGGAACTGCGGGTATGCCCTTATGAGTATCTTCAATCCCTCCGGCAAGCAATACCTTCGCTGTACGAAACGGCTGGATAACAAGAGTTGTCCGGGGTGCGGGAAAATCATTACTTCGGAACTGGAAGCGGTTGTTTATCAGCAGATGGTAAAGAAACTGGCAAGCTACAAGACGCTGACAGGCAGAAAGAAAGCGGCAAAGGCAAACCCTAAAATTGCCGCCCTGCAAGTGGAACTTGCCCATGTGGACGGCGAGATTGAAAAACTGGTGGACAGTCTGACGGGTGCAAACAATGTCCTGCTCTCCTATGTGAATGTGAAGATAGCAGAACTGGACGGGCGCAAGCAGGAACTTCTGGCGAGGATAGCGGAACTGACGGTGGAAGCCATTAGCCCAGAACAGGTCAGCCAGATTTCCGGCTACCTCGACACATGGGACAATGTATCCTTTGACGACAAGCGGCGGGTGGTGGATTTGATGATTACCACCATAGCCGCTACAAGCGACAGCTTGAACATCACATGGAAAATCTGA
- a CDS encoding Cof-type HAD-IIB family hydrolase, with protein MSDFRDIRLIVADLDGTLLDDHKELDAGIFEVIRKLQERHIMFTLASGRNVHIMKPYLKQLSLRLPFIANNGANMFKEEACIYEKSMEPKELEFVFQVLEKQNIPCIAYTRDIVFTTSLQDTRLQLFLERLRGKTMIQQAAGREDMLGHAIFKVVMIAKDSDKMEAVLHRINLHCKALHAVRSEDDVYTITHVDATKGKTLIRLMEELHVSAKQTLVFGDNFNDATMFAAAGISVCMENGQQKVKEKADYIAKANTAQGVSRFLKEHILSDIEGRYQ; from the coding sequence ATGAGTGATTTCCGCGATATCCGACTGATTGTTGCGGATTTGGATGGAACACTGCTGGATGATCACAAAGAACTGGATGCCGGGATTTTTGAGGTGATCCGTAAGCTGCAGGAACGACATATCATGTTTACGCTGGCAAGCGGACGCAATGTTCATATCATGAAGCCGTATCTGAAGCAGTTGTCCCTGCGGCTTCCCTTTATTGCGAATAATGGCGCTAATATGTTTAAAGAAGAAGCCTGTATCTATGAGAAAAGCATGGAGCCTAAGGAGCTGGAATTTGTGTTTCAGGTGCTGGAGAAACAAAATATTCCATGTATTGCATATACAAGGGATATCGTTTTTACAACCTCACTGCAGGATACGCGATTGCAGCTTTTCCTGGAGCGGCTGCGTGGGAAAACAATGATTCAGCAGGCTGCCGGCAGGGAGGATATGCTAGGACATGCCATATTCAAGGTGGTTATGATCGCAAAGGATTCTGACAAGATGGAGGCTGTTTTACACAGGATCAATCTGCATTGTAAAGCACTGCATGCCGTTCGCAGTGAGGATGATGTGTATACAATTACACATGTGGATGCGACCAAGGGAAAAACGCTGATACGATTGATGGAGGAATTGCACGTGTCTGCAAAGCAAACACTTGTTTTCGGTGATAATTTCAATGATGCAACGATGTTTGCGGCTGCCGGAATCAGCGTGTGTATGGAAAACGGTCAGCAGAAGGTGAAGGAAAAGGCTGATTATATCGCAAAGGCAAATACGGCGCAGGGGGTCAGCCGGTTTTTGAAGGAGCATATTTTATCCGATATTGAAGGAAGGTACCAATGA
- a CDS encoding L-ribulose-5-phosphate 3-epimerase, whose amino-acid sequence MKAYELGQYEKSMPNDLTWKEKLQLCREFGFDYLEMSVDESEEKLARLSYTQAERKDILRAMEETEVRIHSMCLSGHRKYPLGHPDAEIQNKALRIMEDAIQLADDLGIRIIQLAGYDVYYEQGSEETQQNFLRNLLRCVELAAKKGILLGFETMETPFMDTVEKSMRYVRQVCSPYLGVYPDMGNLKNASLLYGKNVNEDIKTGKGHIVAAHLKETIPGHYREIPFGSGHTEFVENIKELKQQGVRMFVGEFWYTGNSDWKTVCHNASTFLRDKLDQVFV is encoded by the coding sequence ATGAAAGCATATGAGCTTGGACAGTATGAAAAGTCCATGCCGAATGATCTGACCTGGAAAGAAAAGCTGCAGTTGTGCAGGGAATTCGGCTTTGATTATCTGGAGATGAGTGTAGATGAGAGCGAGGAAAAGCTGGCACGCTTATCCTACACACAGGCTGAGCGTAAAGATATTCTTCGTGCAATGGAGGAAACCGAGGTACGTATTCATTCCATGTGTCTGAGCGGACACCGCAAATATCCGCTGGGACATCCGGATGCGGAAATACAGAACAAAGCACTTCGCATCATGGAGGATGCTATACAGCTTGCGGACGATTTGGGTATCCGGATCATTCAGCTTGCGGGCTATGATGTTTATTATGAGCAAGGCAGCGAAGAAACACAGCAGAATTTTTTGCGGAATCTGTTGCGCTGTGTAGAGCTGGCAGCGAAAAAGGGAATCCTGCTGGGCTTTGAAACAATGGAAACACCGTTTATGGATACGGTGGAAAAGAGTATGCGCTATGTAAGGCAGGTGTGCTCTCCCTATCTCGGGGTATATCCGGATATGGGAAATCTGAAAAATGCAAGCCTGTTGTACGGGAAGAATGTTAACGAAGATATCAAAACCGGTAAAGGTCATATTGTGGCGGCTCATCTGAAGGAAACCATACCGGGACATTATCGGGAAATTCCGTTTGGCAGCGGTCATACGGAATTTGTGGAGAATATAAAGGAATTGAAGCAGCAGGGTGTGCGGATGTTCGTAGGGGAATTCTGGTACACCGGTAACTCAGATTGGAAAACGGTATGCCATAATGCTTCCACGTTTTTGCGGGATAAGCTGGATCAGGTTTTCGTATGA
- the araD gene encoding L-ribulose-5-phosphate 4-epimerase AraD, whose amino-acid sequence MLEELKQRVLEANLLLPKYGLITFTWGNVSGIDREQGFIAIKPSGVEYDHMTATDIVLCDLDGNVVEGKLKPSSDLMTHIEFYKSFPGIGGAVHTHSRWATAFAQAGKAIPALGTTQADYFYGDIPCTRLMSEAEIHGDYELETGRVIVETFTKENLNPDSMPGVLVHSHGPFAWGKDPFEAVHNAVVMEECAAMAFVSVMLQNGSVQPMQQILLDKHFKRKHGPNAYYGQGKAA is encoded by the coding sequence ATGCTGGAAGAATTGAAGCAGCGTGTGCTGGAGGCAAATTTATTATTGCCGAAATACGGACTGATTACGTTTACCTGGGGAAATGTTTCGGGTATTGACCGGGAACAGGGGTTCATCGCCATTAAGCCAAGCGGTGTGGAATATGACCATATGACGGCAACGGATATCGTTTTATGCGATCTGGATGGAAACGTCGTGGAAGGGAAGCTGAAGCCAAGCAGCGATCTCATGACGCATATTGAATTTTACAAGAGCTTTCCAGGCATCGGCGGGGCAGTGCATACACACTCCCGCTGGGCAACTGCCTTTGCACAGGCTGGAAAAGCGATTCCTGCTTTGGGAACGACACAGGCAGATTATTTCTATGGAGATATTCCCTGTACCAGGCTGATGAGTGAAGCAGAAATTCATGGGGATTATGAGCTGGAAACCGGCCGTGTTATCGTAGAAACCTTCACAAAGGAAAATTTGAATCCAGATAGCATGCCGGGCGTACTTGTACACAGTCATGGGCCTTTCGCATGGGGTAAGGATCCCTTTGAAGCAGTGCATAATGCGGTCGTGATGGAGGAATGTGCAGCGATGGCGTTTGTGAGTGTGATGCTGCAAAATGGCAGTGTACAGCCAATGCAGCAGATTTTGCTGGATAAGCATTTCAAACGGAAGCACGGCCCGAATGCCTATTACGGGCAGGGTAAGGCAGCATGA
- a CDS encoding PTS ascorbate transporter subunit IIB yields the protein MAGKLKLLVCCGNGAGTSMMIKLNVEKVTKKMGLDIQEIRHCAVSEGKSAAGQYDIVLCSKNFVSMFADAEKRGTKIVGLKNVMSAKEIEDGLAAAINK from the coding sequence ATGGCTGGAAAACTGAAACTGCTGGTCTGCTGTGGAAATGGGGCAGGCACAAGTATGATGATTAAGCTGAACGTGGAAAAGGTAACGAAAAAAATGGGTCTGGATATCCAGGAAATTCGTCACTGTGCGGTGTCAGAAGGAAAATCTGCCGCAGGCCAGTATGACATCGTGCTGTGCTCCAAGAACTTTGTAAGTATGTTTGCGGATGCGGAAAAACGGGGGACTAAAATCGTTGGTTTGAAAAATGTAATGTCCGCAAAAGAGATTGAAGATGGGCTGGCAGCCGCTATAAATAAGTAA
- a CDS encoding PTS ascorbate transporter subunit IIC, with protein sequence MDFLMSIWSFFATNILTQPAYFIGVMVLVGYLLLKKPLYEAFAGFIKATVGYMILAVGSGGLVNNFRPILVGLKDRFNLDAMVIDPYFGQNAVTAGLGERFGRTFSQVMLLLLIAFIMNLLLVRLKKWTKMRAVFTTGHVQMQQASTAFWLILFCFPKLGDTPILIIMGLILGLYWAVGSNLTVEITQELTEGGGFAIAHQQMFGIAIFAKLADKLKGKSTKRLDDLKFPGFLSIFNENMVATSILMFLFFGAILLVLGKDYLVSMEFMKAADNFFFYIMTTSLNFAVYLAILQLGVRTFVTELTNSFQGISNTFLPGAVPGIDCAAVFGFGSANAVTVGFLMGALGQFLAIMILLLMKSPTLVIAGFVPVFFDNAVIAIYADNRGGIKAAMLFPFLSGLIQVFGSALIAGGVGLAAYGGYLGMFDWATVWPLFTVIMKFLGYFGVAIVVLILLAIPQLQYRKHPDTYFLITEDYDEYLEKMKEKEAQKA encoded by the coding sequence ATGGACTTTTTAATGAGTATCTGGAGTTTCTTCGCGACCAATATTCTGACACAGCCGGCATATTTTATCGGTGTCATGGTACTTGTCGGATATCTGCTGCTGAAGAAACCATTATATGAAGCATTCGCCGGTTTTATCAAAGCAACAGTCGGTTATATGATTTTGGCAGTCGGTTCCGGAGGACTGGTCAACAACTTCCGTCCGATTCTGGTTGGGCTGAAGGACCGATTCAATCTGGATGCGATGGTCATTGATCCGTATTTTGGACAAAATGCAGTTACAGCGGGACTTGGGGAACGCTTTGGCAGAACCTTTTCACAGGTTATGCTGCTGCTGTTGATTGCATTTATCATGAATTTACTGCTCGTTCGTTTGAAAAAATGGACAAAAATGCGCGCTGTATTTACAACAGGACATGTACAGATGCAGCAGGCATCTACTGCATTCTGGCTGATTCTCTTCTGCTTTCCAAAGCTGGGAGATACACCAATTCTGATTATCATGGGTCTGATTCTGGGCTTATACTGGGCCGTTGGTTCCAACCTAACCGTAGAAATCACGCAGGAGCTGACCGAGGGTGGAGGCTTTGCCATCGCTCATCAGCAGATGTTCGGTATTGCCATCTTTGCGAAGCTGGCAGATAAGCTGAAGGGAAAATCCACAAAGCGTCTGGATGATCTGAAATTCCCGGGCTTCCTGTCCATCTTCAATGAAAACATGGTCGCAACCTCTATTCTGATGTTCCTATTCTTCGGAGCGATTCTGCTTGTACTGGGTAAGGATTATCTGGTAAGCATGGAATTTATGAAGGCGGCAGATAATTTCTTCTTCTATATTATGACCACATCCTTAAATTTCGCAGTTTATCTGGCAATCCTGCAGCTGGGCGTGCGTACCTTCGTTACCGAGCTGACAAATTCCTTCCAGGGTATTTCCAATACCTTCCTGCCTGGTGCTGTTCCGGGTATCGATTGTGCAGCGGTGTTTGGCTTTGGAAGCGCCAACGCAGTAACGGTAGGCTTTCTGATGGGAGCACTCGGGCAGTTCCTTGCCATCATGATTCTGCTGCTGATGAAGAGTCCGACGCTTGTTATTGCAGGATTTGTGCCTGTTTTCTTCGATAATGCAGTAATTGCTATTTATGCGGATAACCGCGGCGGTATCAAGGCAGCTATGCTGTTCCCGTTCCTTTCTGGACTGATTCAGGTTTTCGGTTCAGCACTGATTGCCGGAGGTGTCGGTCTTGCGGCATACGGCGGTTATCTGGGAATGTTTGACTGGGCAACCGTATGGCCGTTATTCACCGTCATCATGAAATTCCTTGGATATTTCGGTGTTGCCATCGTCGTATTGATTCTGCTTGCGATTCCACAGCTTCAATACCGCAAGCATCCGGATACGTATTTCCTGATTACTGAGGATTATGACGAATATCTGGAAAAAATGAAAGAAAAAGAAGCGCAAAAGGCGTAA
- a CDS encoding PTS sugar transporter subunit IIA: MLKEIIEKGYYSFEQRFDNWQDAIRASYRPLLENGIVEDIYVQAVIDCVNTYGPYIVIVPDIAMPHSTEGAKGCNGTAISFMKVEKPVDFDPTDPDKKARLFFSLAAVDHEQHLQNIQQLMDALMNEELVNALLKAHTAEELRQAAQEYEA, translated from the coding sequence ATGCTGAAGGAAATTATTGAGAAAGGCTACTATTCCTTTGAACAGCGCTTTGATAACTGGCAGGATGCGATCCGTGCCAGCTATCGGCCGCTGTTGGAAAACGGGATAGTAGAGGATATCTATGTGCAGGCGGTTATAGACTGTGTGAACACATACGGCCCTTATATCGTTATTGTTCCGGATATCGCAATGCCGCATTCCACAGAAGGAGCGAAGGGCTGTAACGGTACCGCTATCTCCTTCATGAAGGTGGAGAAGCCGGTGGACTTTGATCCAACCGATCCGGACAAGAAGGCAAGACTGTTTTTCTCCCTAGCCGCTGTTGATCATGAACAGCATCTGCAAAACATCCAGCAGCTTATGGATGCATTGATGAACGAGGAGCTTGTCAATGCATTGCTGAAAGCGCATACAGCAGAGGAGCTGAGACAGGCGGCACAGGAATACGAAGCTTAA
- the ulaG gene encoding L-ascorbate 6-phosphate lactonase, whose product MSQVDEITRESWILGAFPEWGTWLNEEIDEEIVEKGTFAMWWIGCTGLWIKTENNTNISIDLWFGNGKRTKKTKEMAKFHQMRNMTGGRMTQPNLRAAPIVYDPFAVTQVDAVLSTHYHNDHIDPFYASAVLKNCDAEVPFIGPLKSVEKWLSYGVPKERCQVVKPGDVVKIKDTEIIVVDSFDRTCLVTNDEDVRGKCPTDMDEKAVNYIIKTPAGSVYHSGDSHYSTYYAKHGKDYDIDVALGSYGENPAGNQDKMTSVDILRMAEALNCKVVIPFHYDVWTNFKADPQEINMLYEYKKDVLDYKFHPFIWDVGGKYVWPTDQNKRQFHYRRGFEDCFTDEPNVPFRSIL is encoded by the coding sequence ATGAGTCAAGTAGATGAAATTACCAGAGAGTCCTGGATTCTGGGAGCCTTTCCTGAATGGGGAACCTGGCTGAACGAGGAAATCGACGAGGAAATCGTTGAAAAGGGTACCTTCGCCATGTGGTGGATCGGTTGTACCGGGTTATGGATCAAGACCGAAAACAATACAAATATTTCCATTGATTTATGGTTTGGAAACGGGAAGCGGACAAAGAAAACTAAAGAGATGGCGAAATTCCATCAGATGCGCAATATGACAGGCGGAAGAATGACCCAGCCCAATCTGCGCGCAGCACCGATCGTATACGATCCCTTCGCAGTAACACAGGTGGATGCCGTATTATCCACGCATTATCATAACGATCACATCGATCCGTTCTATGCATCGGCGGTTCTGAAAAACTGCGATGCTGAGGTACCGTTTATCGGTCCTTTGAAAAGTGTGGAAAAGTGGCTGAGCTACGGTGTTCCAAAAGAACGCTGCCAGGTGGTGAAGCCGGGGGATGTGGTGAAAATTAAGGATACGGAAATCATTGTCGTAGACAGCTTCGATCGTACCTGTCTGGTCACAAATGATGAGGATGTACGCGGAAAGTGTCCTACCGATATGGATGAAAAGGCAGTCAACTATATCATCAAGACACCGGCAGGTAGCGTTTACCACAGCGGAGATTCTCATTACTCCACATATTATGCAAAGCATGGTAAGGACTATGATATTGATGTTGCCCTTGGCTCCTATGGTGAAAATCCGGCTGGAAATCAGGATAAAATGACAAGTGTGGATATCCTGCGTATGGCGGAAGCGCTGAATTGCAAGGTTGTGATTCCGTTCCATTATGATGTGTGGACGAACTTCAAGGCAGACCCGCAGGAAATCAATATGCTGTATGAATATAAGAAGGATGTTCTGGATTACAAATTCCATCCGTTTATCTGGGATGTCGGTGGAAAATATGTATGGCCTACCGATCAGAACAAGCGTCAGTTTCATTACCGCAGGGGCTTTGAGGATTGCTTTACGGATGAACCGAATGTTCCATTCCGCTCTATTTTATAG
- a CDS encoding DeoR family transcriptional regulator — protein sequence MKMNKAVVDARRNKIMQKIQSQGKAAVDELAEELQVSPLTIRRDLQYWEEMGAVERYYGGAKLIQHFVDNDDPKLSNEQYKHAIAKYAAQYVKDGDTIFINTSSTALLVLKYIKNKRVTVITNNGKAIFMDHDPMVSICLSGGELRIPKESMVGDFALNNLNKVSATKAFLGCSGFSVASGMTTAILQEVAINEVMITRCIGETFILADHTKIGTNHSFISGMIQSFDYLITDHLADEEELLAIQDAGVKTVTLDPITHIPGEIMKQ from the coding sequence ATGAAAATGAATAAGGCGGTCGTGGATGCACGACGCAACAAGATCATGCAGAAAATTCAAAGTCAGGGAAAGGCGGCGGTGGATGAGCTGGCGGAGGAGCTTCAGGTATCTCCGCTGACCATACGCCGGGATTTGCAGTATTGGGAGGAAATGGGGGCTGTAGAACGCTATTACGGTGGTGCCAAGCTGATTCAGCATTTTGTGGATAATGATGATCCAAAGCTGTCCAACGAGCAGTACAAGCATGCGATCGCAAAGTATGCCGCACAGTATGTAAAGGATGGCGATACGATTTTTATCAATACCAGCTCAACAGCACTGCTTGTTCTTAAATATATAAAAAATAAGCGCGTTACGGTTATCACCAATAACGGCAAAGCGATTTTTATGGATCATGATCCCATGGTCAGCATCTGTCTGAGCGGCGGGGAGCTGCGTATTCCGAAGGAAAGCATGGTTGGTGATTTCGCCTTGAACAATCTGAACAAGGTATCTGCGACAAAGGCATTTCTTGGCTGCAGCGGATTCAGTGTGGCAAGCGGTATGACAACGGCGATTCTGCAGGAGGTTGCGATCAATGAGGTGATGATTACGCGCTGTATCGGAGAAACCTTCATTCTGGCAGACCATACGAAAATCGGTACCAATCACAGCTTTATCAGTGGAATGATTCAATCCTTTGACTATCTGATTACCGATCATCTTGCGGATGAGGAGGAATTGCTGGCGATTCAGGATGCCGGTGTAAAAACAGTTACACTGGATCCGATTACGCACATACCGGGAGAAATTATGAAACAGTAG
- a CDS encoding TetR family transcriptional regulator produces the protein MPKCYSPQERDYIRKRLKEEAASCLMQYGVRKTTVDELVQRVNIPKGTFYLFYKTKELLLFEVILEQHDQMEKTMMQKISRLDPKHMDCEALTTMLFQFYKMAEKLPILLNPREVELLARKLPAEILAQHMGHDTDMIEQLLKRFPLKNHNPQSLSAAFRAIYMATLHEKEIGSEHYDEALKLLIRGLVLQILP, from the coding sequence ATGCCGAAATGCTACTCTCCACAGGAACGTGATTACATTCGCAAACGCCTGAAGGAGGAGGCAGCTTCCTGTCTGATGCAATACGGTGTTCGTAAAACTACGGTGGATGAGCTGGTACAGCGTGTCAATATTCCCAAAGGAACGTTTTATCTTTTCTATAAAACAAAGGAGCTTTTGCTGTTTGAGGTCATTCTAGAACAGCATGACCAGATGGAAAAGACTATGATGCAGAAAATCAGCAGGCTTGATCCAAAGCATATGGATTGTGAAGCGCTGACTACGATGCTGTTTCAATTTTACAAAATGGCGGAGAAGCTGCCGATTCTGTTGAATCCCAGGGAAGTTGAACTGCTGGCGCGTAAGCTCCCTGCGGAAATACTGGCACAGCACATGGGGCATGACACTGATATGATTGAACAGCTACTAAAACGCTTTCCTTTAAAAAATCACAATCCGCAATCATTAAGCGCCGCCTTTCGTGCCATTTATATGGCAACTCTTCATGAAAAGGAAATCGGAAGTGAGCATTATGATGAAGCATTAAAGCTATTGATTCGCGGTCTGGTATTACAGATATTACCCTGA